The following proteins come from a genomic window of Triticum aestivum cultivar Chinese Spring chromosome 6A, IWGSC CS RefSeq v2.1, whole genome shotgun sequence:
- the LOC123128514 gene encoding uncharacterized protein isoform X1, producing the protein MEALCVAALDSGKKEELGPPAMPGRRPSSLKLKAAKRWLRWCCSSAECRQLNDSARAIKVASQTEEGATAENIVQPASVLNVGEETESASAEDPKNMLPDPSKTKRQCRQGSWRTKESEAVVLPWSTSSMPLSRYVHTVSSIFCLLIKRSLRWKGIMLTI; encoded by the exons ATGGAGGCGCTTTGTGTGGCAGCGCTGGACAGTGGCAAGAAGGAAGAGCTCGGGCCACCCGCGATGCCAGGCCGCCGGCCCTCCTCCCTCAAGCTCAAGGCGGCGAAGAGATGGTTGAGATGGTGTTGCAGCTCCGCAG AATGCAGACAATTAAATGATTCTGCCCGTGCTATCAAAGTGGCCTCTCAGACTGAAGAAGGTGCCACTGCTGAAAATATTGTTCAGCCTGCATCCGTGCTAAAT GTTGGAGAGGAAACTGAAAGTGCATCTGCTGAGGATCCAAAGAACATGCTTCCTGACCCCTCTAAGACCAAAAG GCAATGCCGCCAAGGGAGTTGGCGCACCAAAGAAAGCGAGGCAGTAGTTCTTCCATGGAGCACTTCTTCCATGCCGTTATCTAGATATGTACATACG GTATCTTCTATATTCTGCTTGCTTATCAAGCGAAGTCTACGCTGGAAGGGTATCATGCTGACCATTTAA
- the LOC123128514 gene encoding uncharacterized protein isoform X2: MPGRRPSSLKLKAAKRWLRWCCSSAECRQLNDSARAIKVASQTEEGATAENIVQPASVLNVGEETESASAEDPKNMLPDPSKTKRQCRQGSWRTKESEAVVLPWSTSSMPLSRYVHTVSSIFCLLIKRSLRWKGIMLTI; the protein is encoded by the exons ATGCCAGGCCGCCGGCCCTCCTCCCTCAAGCTCAAGGCGGCGAAGAGATGGTTGAGATGGTGTTGCAGCTCCGCAG AATGCAGACAATTAAATGATTCTGCCCGTGCTATCAAAGTGGCCTCTCAGACTGAAGAAGGTGCCACTGCTGAAAATATTGTTCAGCCTGCATCCGTGCTAAAT GTTGGAGAGGAAACTGAAAGTGCATCTGCTGAGGATCCAAAGAACATGCTTCCTGACCCCTCTAAGACCAAAAG GCAATGCCGCCAAGGGAGTTGGCGCACCAAAGAAAGCGAGGCAGTAGTTCTTCCATGGAGCACTTCTTCCATGCCGTTATCTAGATATGTACATACG GTATCTTCTATATTCTGCTTGCTTATCAAGCGAAGTCTACGCTGGAAGGGTATCATGCTGACCATTTAA